One stretch of Corvus hawaiiensis isolate bCorHaw1 chromosome 1, bCorHaw1.pri.cur, whole genome shotgun sequence DNA includes these proteins:
- the EOMES gene encoding eomesodermin homolog has translation MQLGEPLLTAAGALPGAPFYPLEGGGRGGASGAGAGTGAAGGSRGPPGPGSPPRLDLDKMPKKFGTAPAILGEAEAVEPPFAAPKPDGRKATPCGEEELPPAASARYSMDSLSPERYYLQSPGPPAAELGGPCALFPYPPTAQHGAVYQPPGGPRYPYGSVLSPGGFAGAVCPPGGRTQFGGGGGYQYGQATAGGPLYGPYPPASGSCGGLGALGMPAAGPGLRAQVFLCNRPLWLKFHRHQTEMIITKQGRRMFPFLSFNITGLNPTAHYNVFVEVVLADPNHWRFQGGKWVTCGKADNNMQGNKVYVHPESPNTGAHWMRQEISFGKLKLTNNKGANNNNAQMIVLQSLHKYQPRLHIVEVTEDGVEDMNDSSKTQTFIFPETQFIAVTAYQNTDITQLKIDHNPFAKGFRDNYDSMYTASENDRLTPSPTDSPRSHQIVPGARYSVQPFFQEQFVNNLPPARFYNGERTVPQTNGLLSPQQNEEVASSPQRWFVTPVQQPSANKLDMNSYDTEYSHSTLLPYGIKSLPLQTSHALGYYPDPTFPSMAGWGSRGSYQRKVTTGLTWTSRTSPPGFTEDQLSKDKVKEEIGSSWIETPPSIKSLDSNDSGVYTGACKRRRLSPSTSSNENSPTMKCEDINAEDYSKDTSKGMGYYAFYTSS, from the exons ATGCAGCTGGGCGAGCCGCTGCTGACGGCGGCCGGGGCACTGCCGGGCGCCCCCTTCTACCCGCTGgagggcggcgggcgcggcggcgccTCCGGAGCGGGAGCCGGGACGGGCGCTGCTGGCGGCTCCCGCGGGCCGCCCGGTCCGGGATCGCCGCCGCGCCTCGATCTGGACAAGATGCCCAAGAAGTTTGGGACGGCTCCCGCCATCCTGGGCGAGGCGGAGGCGGTCGAGCCGCCCTTCGCTGCTCCCAAGCCGGACGGCCGCAAGGCCACCCCATGCGGCGAAGAGGAGCTGCCCCCGGCCGCCTCCGCCCGCTACTCCATGGACAGCCTCAGCCCCGAGCGCTACTACCTGCAGTCCCCCGGGCCGCCCGCGGCCGAGCTGGGGGGGCCCTGCGCCCTGTTCCCGTACCCGCCGACGGCGCAGCACGGCGCCGTCTACCAGCCGCCCGGCGGGCCGCGCTACCCCTACGGCTCCGTGCTGTCCCCGGGAGGCTTCGCGGGCGCCGTATGCCCGCCCGGCGGCCGGACGCAGTtcggaggcggcggcgggtaCCAGTACGGGCAGGCGACGGCCGGCGGACCTCTTTACGGCCCTTACCCGCCGGCGTCGGGCTCCTGCGGCGGGCTCGGGGCGCTGGGGATGCCGGCCGCTggcccggggctgcgggcgcAGGTCTTCCTCTGCAACCGGCCCCTCTGGCTCAAGTTCCACCGGCACCAGACGGAGATGATCATCACCAAGCAGGGCCG GAGGATGTTTCCCTTCCTGAGCTTCAATATCACCGGCCTCAACCCCACGGCCCACTACAACGTCTTCGTGGAGGTGGTGTTGGCGGACCCCAACCACTGGCGTTTCCAGGGGGGCAAGTGGGTGACCTGCGGCAAAGCCGACAACAACATGCAAG GCAACAAGGTCTACGTGCACCCCGAGTCGCCCAACACCGGGGCTCACTGGATGAGGCAGGAGATTTCTTTCGGGAAGCTGAAGCTAACGAACAACAAAGGTGCTAACAACAACAACGCGCAG ATGATAGTACTTCAGTCCCTACACAAGTACCAGCCCCGACTTCACATCGTGGAAGTGACAGAAGATGGTGTTGAAGATATGAATGATTCCTCAAAGACTCAAACGTTTATTTTCCCTGAAACACAGTTTATAGCAGTTACAGCATATCAAAACACTGAT ATTACACAGCTCAAAATTGACCATAATCCTTTTGCAAAAGGCTTCAGAGACAACTATGACTC CATGTACACAGCTTCCGAAAATGACAGATTAACTCCATCTCCCACGGATTCTCCTAGATCCCACCAGATCGTCCCTGGCGCCCGATACAGCGTGCAGCCGTTCTTCCAGGAACAGTTTGTCAACAACCTTCCCCCAGCCAGGTTTTACAACGGTGAGAGAACCGTCCCTCAGACAAATGGCCTGCTGTCCCCGCAGCAGAACGAGGAGGTGGCCAGCTCTCCTCAGCGGTGGTTTGTGACGCCCGTACAGCAGCCCAGCGCCAACAAACTGGACATGAACTCCTATGACACGGAGTATTCTCATAGCACCTTGCTCCCTTATGGCATTAAATCCCTTCCCCTTCAGACATCCCACGCTCTGGGATACTACCCCGACCCGACATTTCCATCCATGgcaggctgggggagcaggggctCCTACCAGCGAAAAGTGACGACAGGACTAACTTGGACCTCGAGAACAAGTCCTCCGGGATTCACTGAAGACCAGCTTTCCAAGGACAAGGTGAAAGAAGAAATTGGCTCGTCCTGGATAGAGACTCCACCCTCTATAAAGTCTCTAGATTCAAATGATTCCGGGGTCTACACAGGTGCTTGTAAGAGAAGACGGCTTTCCCCTAGCACTTCCAGCAATGAAAATTCTCCAACAATGAAGTGTGAGGACATTAATGCTGAGGACTATAGCAAAGACACTTCAAAAGGCATGGGCTACTATGCATTCTATACTAGTTCTTAA